The Thunnus thynnus chromosome 2, fThuThy2.1, whole genome shotgun sequence genome includes a region encoding these proteins:
- the LOC137169115 gene encoding uncharacterized protein isoform X1 — MGLNLCVVLLWLLVIGELETYIKSSYHGSNPGIWDMSYQPQGPSYQPKPQPQVLSYQPQGPSYQPQGPSYQPQGPSYQPEPQVPCYGAKQLARAPGYLLSAQAPGSRLPAQTPGSRLPAQAPGYRLPAQAQAQAQAQAQAPGSQLPAQART; from the exons ATGGGACTTAATCTATG TGTGGTGTTGCTATGGCTGCTGGTTATTGGAGAGCTTGAAACTTACATTAAAT CTTCCTATCATGGTTCTAATCCTGGCATTTGGGACATGAGCTACCAGCCCCAGGGGCCAAGCTACCAACCCAAGCCCCAGCCCCAGGTACTGAGCTACCAACCCCAGGGGCCGAGCTACCAGCCCCAGGGGCCGAGCTACCAGCCCCAGGGGCCGAGCTACCAGCCCGAGCCCCAGGTTCCCTGCTACGGGGCCAAGCAATTAGCCCGAGCCCCAGGCTACCTGCTATCGGCCCAAGCCCCAGGCTCCCGGCTACCGGCCCAAACCCCAGGCTCCCGGCTACCGGCCCAAGCCCCAGGCTACCGGCTACCGGCCCAA GCCCAAGCCCAAGCCCAAGCCCAAGCCcaagccccaggttcccagctaccAGCCCAAGCTAGAACATAA
- the LOC137169115 gene encoding zinc finger protein 768-like isoform X2 yields MGLNLCVVLLWLLVIGELETYIKSSYHGSNPGIWDMSYQPQGPSYQPKPQPQVLSYQPQGPSYQPQGPSYQPQGPSYQPEPQVPCYGAKQLARAPGYLLSAQAPGSRLPAQTPGSRLPAQAPGYRLPAQAQAQAPGSQLPAQART; encoded by the exons ATGGGACTTAATCTATG TGTGGTGTTGCTATGGCTGCTGGTTATTGGAGAGCTTGAAACTTACATTAAAT CTTCCTATCATGGTTCTAATCCTGGCATTTGGGACATGAGCTACCAGCCCCAGGGGCCAAGCTACCAACCCAAGCCCCAGCCCCAGGTACTGAGCTACCAACCCCAGGGGCCGAGCTACCAGCCCCAGGGGCCGAGCTACCAGCCCCAGGGGCCGAGCTACCAGCCCGAGCCCCAGGTTCCCTGCTACGGGGCCAAGCAATTAGCCCGAGCCCCAGGCTACCTGCTATCGGCCCAAGCCCCAGGCTCCCGGCTACCGGCCCAAACCCCAGGCTCCCGGCTACCGGCCCAAGCCCCAGGCTACCGGCTACCGGCCCAA GCCCAAGCCcaagccccaggttcccagctaccAGCCCAAGCTAGAACATAA
- the LOC137169107 gene encoding tyrosine-protein phosphatase non-receptor type 23-like encodes MGLNLCVLLLWLLVIGQLEAYIKSSYHGSNPGIWDVSYQPQGPSYPPKPQVPSYPPKPQVPSYQPKPQVPSYQPKPQVPSYQPKPQVPSYQPKPQVPSYQPKPQVPSYQPKPQVPSYQPKPQVPSYQPKPQVHSLHPRSQAPRYQAKPQPVPQPMPQAPRYQAKPQPVPQPMPQAPRYQAKPQPVPQPMPQAPRYQAKPQPVPQPMPQAPRYQAKPQPVPQPMPQAPRYQAKPQPVPQPMPQAPRYQAKPQPVPQPMPQAPRYQAKPQPVPQPMPQAPRYQAKPQPVPQPMPQAPRYQAKPQPVPQPMPQAPRYQAKPQPVPQPMPQAPRYQAKPQPVPQPMPQAPRYQLNRNFGSGLTAQTEASTSTGDAAGMSGTNFYGSKGGFGYSPN; translated from the exons ATGGGACTTAATCTATG TGTGTTGTTGCTATGGCTGCTGGTTATTGGACAGCTTGAAGCTTACATTAAAT CTTCCTATCATGGTTCTAATCCTGGCATTTGGGACGTGAGCTaccagccccag GGTCCCAGCTACCCGCCcaagccccaggttcccagctaccCGCCcaagccccaggttcccagctaccagcccaagccccaggttcccagctaccagcccaagccccaggttcccagctaccagcccaagccccaggttcccagctaccagcccaagccccaggttcccagctaccagcccaagccccaggttcccagctaccagcccaagccccaggttcccagctaccagcccaagccccaggttcccagctaccAGCCCAAGCCCCAGGTTCATTCCCTTCATCCAAGGTCCCAGGCACCTCGCTACCAGGCCAAGCCGCAGCCCGTGCCTCAGCCCATGCCCCAGGCGCCCCGCTACCAGGCCAAGCCGCAGCCCGTGCCTCAGCCCATGCCCCAGGCGCCCCGCTACCAGGCCAAGCCGCAGCCCGTGCCTCAGCCCATGCCCCAGGCTCCCCGCTACCAGGCCAAGCCGCAGCCCGTGCCTCAGCCCATGCCCCAGGCTCCCCGCTACCAGGCCAAGCCGCAGCCCGTGCCTCAGCCCATGCCCCAGGCGCCCCGCTACCAGGCCAAGCCGCAGCCCGTGCCTCAGCCCATGCCCCAGGCGCCCCGCTACCAGGCCAAGCCGCAGCCCGTGCCTCAGCCCATGCCCCAGGCGCCCCGCTACCAGGCCAAGCCGCAGCCCGTGCCTCAGCCCATGCCCCAGGCGCCCCGCTACCAGGCCAAGCCGCAGCCCGTGCCGCAGCCCATGCCCCAGGCTCCCCGCTACCAGGCCAAGCCGCAGCCCGTGCCGCAGCCCATGCCCCAGGCTCCCCGCTACCAGGCCAAGCCGCAGCCCGTGCCGCAGCCCATGCCCCAGGCTCCCCGCTACCAGGCCAAGCCGCAGCCCGTGCCGCAGCCCATGCCCCAGGCTCCCCGCTACCAGCTCAACCGCAATTTTGGCTCTGGTCTTACTGCCCAGACTGAAGCTTCAACCAGCACAGGGGATGCAGCAGG aatgaGTGGCACCAATTTCTATGGAAGCAAAGGTGGATTTGGCTACAGCCCCAACTAG